A genomic segment from Vicinamibacteria bacterium encodes:
- a CDS encoding patatin family protein, producing MATYPAEPVLVLEGGGMRGVYTSGVLEALAESKRIRFAQIVACSAGACAAASYLAGQPERNRRVYLDFLDGDKLVRFRRLLRGGSIMDIDYLAFDVTLRLCPLDIDALRESETRLHLGVTDWNTGEARYLTNHEDDIVTALRATCALPFFYRGEVFYQGSRYVDGGVSDPVPIRKALTLGAREIVVVLTSSIESRAQERFAPGLAFLFSSSSAIRRALRERHHRYREAAELTRSPPSGVRIRVIRPTARLPVTRTTTDRRLLEQGCDLGYEDGRRFVQQMFDSEQSDQRSLTRTEESSSGRKLSET from the coding sequence TTGGCTACCTACCCTGCCGAGCCCGTCCTCGTACTCGAAGGCGGCGGTATGCGCGGCGTCTATACGTCGGGAGTCCTCGAAGCGCTCGCCGAATCGAAGCGAATTCGCTTTGCACAGATCGTCGCGTGCTCGGCGGGGGCCTGCGCCGCGGCCTCTTATCTTGCCGGCCAGCCAGAGCGAAACCGTCGCGTCTATCTCGACTTTCTCGACGGCGACAAGCTGGTCCGTTTCCGTCGATTGCTCCGGGGCGGAAGCATCATGGACATCGATTACCTCGCCTTCGACGTGACGCTCCGGCTGTGCCCCCTCGACATCGACGCGCTTCGGGAGAGCGAGACGAGACTTCACCTGGGCGTTACCGACTGGAACACGGGAGAAGCGCGCTACCTGACCAACCACGAGGACGACATCGTCACGGCTCTTCGCGCCACCTGCGCCCTCCCGTTTTTCTACCGAGGCGAGGTGTTCTATCAGGGCAGCCGCTATGTGGACGGCGGTGTTTCCGATCCCGTTCCCATTCGCAAGGCTTTGACTCTCGGTGCACGCGAGATCGTCGTCGTCCTTACGAGCTCGATCGAGAGCCGAGCGCAGGAGCGGTTTGCCCCGGGACTCGCTTTCCTCTTCTCTTCGAGCTCTGCCATCCGCCGGGCACTTCGCGAGCGCCACCATCGATATCGGGAAGCGGCAGAGTTGACTCGTTCGCCTCCGAGCGGCGTTCGAATCCGGGTGATACGACCGACCGCACGGCTGCCGGTCACGCGAACGACGACGGATCGCCGTCTCCTCGAACAAGGCTGCGATCTCGGCTACGAAGATGGGCGACGCTTCGTCCAACAGATGTTCGATTCAGAGCAGAGCGATCAGCGTAGCCTCACTCGAACCGAGGAATCGAGCTCGGGCAGAAAACTCTCTGAAACGTAG
- a CDS encoding DUF1343 domain-containing protein — MKGFGGCLALGLLAATTLRGPSVTPGLDVLREDGSLLAGKRVGLITNHTGVALDGTPAVQVLQDLGLSVVALFAPEHGYRGDVAAGEPVASRGADASAPPVLSLYGETRQPTDEMLSGIDVLVFDIQDVGVRFYTYVSTMKLAMEAAARNNIEFLVLDRPNPNGGERVEGPILDPEFRSFVGISEIPLLHGMTVGELANLFKRTMPGGEVLRLTVVPVRGWKREMLWGDTGLPWRPPSPNLRTVTSALAYPAFGLLEGINVSEGRGVDETFERAGAPWIDRALLSESMRGRSLRGVRFEPTSFVPRDIPAAPEPKYRDETCHGVKLLIDEPRNFEAVRTGLSAIATIRDLFPQSFSWVRRGDGYWLDRLLGTDRPRQSIEAGVGVDEIVSRERPRVEAFRRLRATCLLY, encoded by the coding sequence TTGAAGGGCTTTGGCGGCTGTCTCGCCCTGGGCCTTCTAGCCGCCACCACGCTCCGAGGACCTTCGGTAACGCCGGGACTCGACGTTCTCCGCGAGGATGGAAGCTTGCTCGCGGGAAAGCGCGTCGGGCTCATCACGAACCATACCGGTGTGGCCCTCGACGGCACTCCCGCGGTGCAGGTTTTGCAAGACCTGGGGCTTTCCGTGGTCGCTCTCTTCGCACCGGAGCACGGATATCGCGGTGATGTCGCGGCCGGTGAGCCCGTTGCCTCGCGGGGCGCCGACGCATCGGCTCCTCCCGTGCTCAGCCTCTACGGCGAGACGCGTCAGCCCACGGACGAAATGCTTTCCGGCATCGACGTTCTCGTATTCGACATCCAGGACGTCGGCGTTCGGTTCTACACGTACGTCAGCACGATGAAGCTCGCCATGGAGGCGGCGGCCCGTAACAACATCGAGTTCCTGGTCCTGGATCGGCCGAACCCGAACGGAGGGGAGCGCGTCGAAGGTCCGATTCTCGATCCCGAGTTTCGCTCATTCGTCGGAATCAGCGAGATCCCTCTCCTCCATGGGATGACGGTCGGAGAGCTCGCGAATCTCTTCAAACGCACCATGCCCGGGGGTGAGGTTCTCCGGCTCACAGTGGTTCCGGTTCGGGGATGGAAGCGAGAGATGCTCTGGGGCGATACCGGGCTGCCATGGCGCCCTCCGTCCCCCAACCTGCGCACGGTAACGTCCGCGCTCGCCTATCCCGCGTTCGGTCTCCTGGAGGGAATCAATGTCTCGGAAGGACGTGGTGTCGACGAGACGTTCGAGCGCGCAGGAGCCCCGTGGATCGATCGAGCACTCCTGAGCGAATCGATGCGGGGGCGGAGTCTTCGCGGTGTGCGCTTCGAGCCGACGAGCTTCGTGCCGAGAGACATTCCCGCTGCGCCCGAACCGAAGTATCGTGACGAGACCTGTCACGGGGTGAAGCTTCTAATCGACGAGCCGAGAAACTTCGAGGCCGTTCGCACCGGCCTCAGCGCGATCGCCACTATCCGTGATCTGTTTCCTCAGTCGTTCTCCTGGGTGCGTCGCGGTGACGGATACTGGCTGGATCGGCTGCTCGGCACCGATCGACCTAGGCAATCTATCGAGGCCGGAGTCGGCGTGGACGAAATCGTCTCGCGCGAGCGGCCTCGAGTCGAGGCGTTTCGCCGCCTCCGGGCCACTTGCCTTTTGTACTAA